The Oncorhynchus nerka isolate Pitt River linkage group LG24, Oner_Uvic_2.0, whole genome shotgun sequence genome has a window encoding:
- the LOC115107812 gene encoding spermatogenesis-associated serine-rich protein 1 — MNARCKTRNKLVQKVVPIQHVFLWRVGQARTHGEINYRPHIQHIEPNLTECDLDWSSGLRWLPAPRYSDAPLPHIKLIKFPEETRLLRSFPQANMVSQTEWTFYPNFGQPRTFHVGKRCLLEGGHQYRTIRCSSERTLEVTIGRKKQARFTCHSAPGSRPYLTPEYSPDFHKFGSTLPTTHFGSLTFSADTFVPLQPPPKKTCIPYVARKRMEDREADILEVKKLSKWRPAPVIFKTVLDN, encoded by the exons ATGAATGCCCGCTGCAAAACACG TAATAAACTCGTACAAAAGGTGGTTCCCATTCAGCATGTGTTCCTTTGGCGCGTTGGACAAGCTCGGACACATGGAGAGATAAATTACAGACCGCACATTCAGCACATAGAGCCCAACCTAACAGA GTGTGACCTTGACTGGAGCTCTGGTCTGCGGTGGCTGCCTGCACCTCGCTACAGTGATGCTCCACTCCCTCACATCAAATTGATCAAGTTCCCTGAAGAGACCAGACTGCTCAGGTCCTTCCCAC AGGCCAACATGGTGTCCCAGACTGAGTGGACGTTTTATCCCAACTTTGGTCAGCCCAGAACCTTCCATGTTGGCAAACGCTGTTTGCTGGAGGGAGGTCACCAGTATAGGACCATACGGTGTTCTTCAGAGAGAACTCTGGAGGTCACCATCGGGAGGAAAAAACAAG CCAGGTTTACCTGCCATTCTGCACCTGGTTCTAGACCCTATCTAACACCTGAGTACAGTCCTGACTTTCACAAGTTTGGATCAACATTACCAACAACACATTTTGG GTCACTGACCTTCAGTGCAGATACATTCGTTCCTCTTCAGCCACCTCCAAAAAAGACATG TATTCCATATGTAGCGAGGAAGAGGATGGAGGACAGGGAGGCAGACATACTGGAAGTGAAGAAGCTGAGTAAATGGAGGCCTGCCCCAGTCATATTCAAAACTGTGCTGGACAACTGA